A region from the Rosa rugosa chromosome 6, drRosRugo1.1, whole genome shotgun sequence genome encodes:
- the LOC133717541 gene encoding putative UDP-glucose flavonoid 3-O-glucosyltransferase 3: protein MKQSAELVFIPSPGIGHLVATVEVAKLLLSRDDQLFITVLIIKFPFSLDGTDAYVESFADSSISHRIKFITLPQQNMETQGNSTINFWNFIDNQQTNVKDVVAKLIESETKNRLAGFVIDMFCTSMIDVANELGVPTYMFFTSSASMLGLMFHLQALRDDHNKDCIEFKDSTADLVVPSYSNPLPAARILPSVLLEKETGNMFLNLAKRFRDVKGILINTFTELESHALLSLSSDGKIPSVYPAGPILNVKSDNNNDQVDSKQSKQKSDILKWLDDQPPSSVVFLCFGSRGSFSEDQVKEIAGALEHGGFRFLWSLRQPPPKGKIGMPSDYADHTGVLPEGFLDRTAGVGKVIGWAPQAAILAHSAVGGFVSHCGWNSTLESLWFGVPVATWPLYAEQQLNAFQLVTELGIAVEIDMSYRMDDPVVVTAEKIESGIKELMELDSDIRKRVKQMSDNSKKALMDGGSSYAALGHFIDQI, encoded by the coding sequence ATGAAGCAATCGGCAGAGCTAGTGTTCATCCCATCCCCAGGCATTGGCCACCTCGTGGCTACGGTGGAGGTTGCAAAGCTCCTCCTATCTCGAGATGATCAACTCTTCATCACCGTCCTCATCATAAAGTTCCCGTTCAGCTTAGACGGCACCGATGCCTACGTTGAGTCCTTCGCGGACTCTTCCATATCACATCGGATCAAGTTCATCACCCTCCCACAGCAGAATATGGAGACACAAGGTAATAGCACCATCAACTTCTGGAACTTCATTGACAATCAGCAAACCAACGTTAAAGATGTTGTCGCCAAACTCATCGAGTCCGAGACCAAGAATCGACTCGCCGGGTTTGTCATCGACATGTTTTGTACCTCTATGATCGACGTAGCCAACGAATTAGGGGTTCCTACCTACATGTTTTTCACGTCCAGCGCCTCCATGCTCGGGCTCATGTTCCACCTTCAAGCACTTCGTGATGATCACAACAAGGACTGCATTGAGTTCAAGGACTCAACTGCTGATTTGGTGGTCCCGAGTTACTCCAACCCCTTGCCAGCTGCTAGAATCTTACCTAGTGTCCTTCTCGAAAAGGAGACCGGCAACATGTTCCTCAACTTGGCCAAAAGGTTTAGAGATGTCAAGGGTATTTTGATAAATACATTCACAGAGCTGGAGTCGCATGCCCTTCTTTCTCTCAGTTCTGATGGTAAGATCCCTTCGGTGTATCCGGCGGGACCCATACTAAACGTGAAGAGCGATAACAACAATGACCAAGTGGATTCGAAGCAGTCGAAGCAAAAGTCTGATATCTTGAAATGGCTCGATGATCAGCCTCCGTCGTCTGTAGTGTTTCTGTGCTTTGGGAGTAGGGGAAGCTTCAGTGAAGACCAGGTGAAAGAGATTGCCGGCGCATTGGAGCATGGAGGGTTTCGGTTCTTGTGGTCCCTACGTCAGCCTCCACCAAAGGGAAAGATTGGAATGCCCAGCGACTATGCCGATCACACAGGGGTGTTACCTGAAGGGTTTCTTGATCGAACGGCTGGGGTCGGAAAAGTTATAGGGTGGGCGCCACAAGCTGCCATCTTAGCCCACTCGGCAGTCGGAGGTTTCGTCTCTCACTGTGGGTGGAATTCCACTCTGGAGAGCTTGTGGTTTGGAGTGCCGGTTGCCACGTGGCCCTTGTATGCCGAGCAACAACTAAATGCATTTCAGCTAGTTACGGAACTAGGGATAGCCGTGGAAATTGATATGAGTTATAGGATGGATGATCCAGTTGTTGTGACTGCAGAGAAGATTGAGAGTGGAATAAAGGAGCTAATGGAGCTTGATAGTGATATAAGGAAGAGGGTGAAACAGATGAGTGATAATAGCAAGAAAGCTTTGATGGATGGGGGGTCCTCATATGCTGCGTTGGGACACTTCATTGATCAAATTTAA